A region of Kribbella sp. NBC_01245 DNA encodes the following proteins:
- a CDS encoding RNA polymerase sigma factor, with translation MSDIEEAITQAHHEQWARVVATLTRRFGDLDIAEEAAAEAFATAVERWMAEGVPPNPGGWLTTTANRKAIDRIRRESKRDDKHKEGQMLYDDDPPEPLGAIDDDRLRLIFTCCHPALALETRVALTLRMVGGLTVPEIARAFLVQETAMGRRITRAKSKIKAARIPYRVPSAEDLPARVSGVLAVLFLVFNEGYLATGPDTDPVRHELTAEAIRLTRLIRALMPADGEVAGLLALMLLTEARRTARVSASGELVSLDEQDRGAWDADLIAEGHRLVRERLAAGVAPGRYQILAAINAVHTSARDVRDTDWSQVVALYNQLVRLDPSPIVALNQAIAVAEIDGPDVALAAIDRLEDKLADYHAYHATRANLLRRLGRSQESRAAYDKAIELAGNTAEIAYLTRRRDQLGT, from the coding sequence GTGAGCGACATCGAGGAGGCGATCACCCAGGCCCACCACGAGCAGTGGGCGCGGGTTGTCGCAACCCTGACCCGACGTTTCGGTGACCTCGATATCGCCGAGGAGGCAGCGGCCGAGGCGTTCGCGACCGCCGTCGAGCGCTGGATGGCCGAAGGCGTACCTCCCAACCCCGGCGGCTGGCTGACCACGACCGCCAACCGCAAGGCGATCGACCGGATCCGGCGCGAGAGCAAGCGCGACGACAAGCACAAGGAGGGTCAGATGCTGTACGACGACGACCCGCCCGAGCCACTCGGCGCGATCGACGACGACCGGCTCCGGCTGATCTTCACCTGCTGTCACCCGGCGCTCGCGTTGGAGACCCGCGTGGCGCTGACGCTGCGCATGGTCGGCGGTCTGACAGTGCCCGAGATCGCCCGCGCCTTCCTGGTGCAGGAGACCGCCATGGGGCGACGGATCACTCGTGCCAAGTCTAAGATCAAGGCGGCCCGCATCCCGTATCGGGTGCCGTCCGCGGAGGATCTCCCGGCCCGCGTCTCCGGCGTACTCGCCGTTCTCTTCCTCGTCTTCAACGAGGGCTACCTGGCGACCGGCCCCGACACCGATCCCGTACGTCACGAGCTGACCGCCGAGGCCATCCGGCTCACTCGCCTGATCCGTGCCCTCATGCCGGCGGACGGTGAGGTGGCCGGGCTGCTGGCGCTGATGCTCCTCACCGAGGCCCGCCGCACCGCCCGGGTCTCAGCCAGCGGCGAACTGGTCTCCCTGGACGAGCAGGACCGTGGGGCCTGGGACGCGGACCTGATCGCCGAGGGCCATCGCCTGGTGCGCGAACGACTGGCCGCCGGAGTGGCTCCGGGTCGCTACCAAATCCTCGCGGCGATCAACGCCGTGCACACCTCGGCCCGCGACGTACGCGACACCGACTGGTCGCAGGTCGTTGCCCTCTACAACCAGCTCGTCCGCCTCGACCCCTCGCCGATCGTCGCCCTCAACCAGGCCATCGCGGTCGCCGAGATCGACGGCCCGGACGTGGCGTTGGCGGCCATCGACCGTCTTGAGGACAAGCTGGCCGACTATCACGCCTACCACGCGACCCGCGCCAACCTGCTGCGCCGGCTGGGCCGCAGTCAGGAGTCGCGCGCGGCGTACGACAAAGCCATCGAGCTCGCGGGCAACACCGCCGAGATCGCCTACCTCACCCGCCGCCGCGACCAGCTGGGGACTTAG
- a CDS encoding AMP-binding protein: protein MNHPSTERSDVCAVAFARDLASYGDQIAVITTDGSVTFRDLAARVAATADRLGPERRLVLLAGGNHLDALVVYLAALAAGHPLLLVPGDSPESTQSLIGAYDPDVVVRPTCGPNGARWEIDERRPVSAHRLHPDLALLLSTSGSTGSPKLVRLSHENLQANAESIASYLGIRSTDRAATTLPMHYCYGLSVVNSHLLRGAALILTDLSVSTEAFWQLFREAGGSTFAGVPYTFDLLERVGFAEMDLPRLRYVTQAGGRLAAERVAGLASLGRRKGWDLYVMYGQTEATARMAYLPPDLAASHPQAIGRAIPGGSFRLEPLPDSVDGVGELVYAGPNVMLGYAETPADLAEGRTIHELRTGDLARLRVDGLYEIVGRRSRFAKVFGLRIDPQQVEAALEVHGYSSCCLGEDDELVVVVEGEAEADEVRRLAAAACGLPVRAVRVQLVDAFPRLDTGKLDYRAIGELASDRPAEVVAAGATVSDLCRLYAELLDRSDVTPDSSFVSLGGDSLSYVEVSVRLEEAIGRLPTDWHSRPIRDLAEPAAPIAGRRRIFRMMETGVALRAIAIVLIVGSHIQLFQIKGGAHLLLTVVGYNFARFHLTSAVRRDRIRYLAQTVARIAVPSMAWVAVALFISTDYHWENLFLLNSVVVPDDNGPGMYLWFVETVVYLLILVAVALCVPAFDRLERRFSFGLPITIATIGLVTRYDLLELDARNALPSIVTVFWLFALGWAAAKGPAVWQRVLVTIAAAITVPGFFPGELMRESIIVVGFALLVWVPRLPSLGPLTRVAGVLASSSLYIYVTHWQIYPHIAQYSDVLALFGALAFGIAYAALTTKVLRLLSSTGRSVKTWRLGLNWTLPASIRARSEA from the coding sequence GTGAACCACCCATCCACCGAGCGAAGCGACGTCTGCGCTGTCGCGTTCGCCCGAGATTTGGCCTCTTACGGGGACCAGATCGCCGTCATCACAACGGACGGCTCGGTTACTTTCCGTGATCTCGCGGCACGCGTGGCTGCGACCGCCGACCGCCTCGGTCCCGAGCGGCGGCTGGTCTTGCTGGCCGGCGGCAACCACCTCGACGCCCTGGTCGTATACCTGGCGGCGTTGGCCGCGGGGCATCCGCTCTTGCTGGTGCCGGGGGACAGCCCCGAGTCCACTCAATCGCTGATCGGCGCCTACGACCCCGACGTCGTCGTACGGCCAACATGCGGGCCGAACGGCGCCCGATGGGAGATCGACGAGCGACGCCCGGTGAGCGCGCATCGGCTGCATCCCGATCTCGCCCTGCTGCTGAGTACGTCGGGGTCGACGGGATCGCCGAAACTCGTCCGGCTGTCGCACGAGAACTTGCAGGCCAACGCGGAGTCGATCGCGTCGTACCTGGGGATCCGTTCAACCGATCGAGCCGCGACCACTCTGCCGATGCACTATTGCTACGGGCTTTCCGTGGTCAACAGTCATCTGCTGCGTGGTGCCGCGCTCATCCTCACGGACTTGTCGGTGTCCACGGAGGCGTTCTGGCAGTTGTTCCGCGAGGCGGGAGGGTCGACCTTCGCCGGCGTGCCGTACACCTTCGATCTGCTGGAACGAGTTGGTTTCGCGGAGATGGACTTGCCGCGGTTGCGGTACGTCACGCAGGCCGGCGGTCGGCTCGCCGCCGAGCGCGTCGCTGGGCTCGCGTCGCTGGGCCGGCGCAAGGGGTGGGACCTGTACGTCATGTACGGCCAGACCGAGGCGACCGCCCGGATGGCGTACCTGCCGCCGGATCTCGCCGCCAGCCATCCGCAGGCGATCGGGCGCGCTATTCCGGGCGGCTCGTTCCGGCTCGAACCACTGCCCGACTCGGTGGATGGCGTTGGGGAGTTGGTGTACGCCGGTCCGAACGTGATGCTCGGGTACGCCGAGACGCCGGCCGACCTCGCCGAAGGCCGGACCATCCACGAACTTCGTACCGGTGACCTCGCCCGGCTCCGCGTTGATGGTCTGTACGAGATCGTTGGCCGTCGGAGCCGGTTCGCGAAGGTCTTCGGGTTGCGGATCGACCCGCAGCAGGTCGAGGCGGCGCTTGAGGTGCACGGCTATTCGTCGTGCTGCCTGGGCGAGGACGACGAGTTGGTGGTCGTTGTCGAGGGTGAGGCCGAGGCCGACGAGGTCAGGAGATTGGCGGCAGCCGCCTGCGGGCTGCCCGTGCGAGCCGTACGCGTCCAGTTGGTCGACGCCTTCCCGCGGCTGGACACCGGGAAGCTGGACTATCGGGCCATTGGCGAGCTGGCATCCGATCGTCCCGCGGAGGTCGTTGCGGCTGGTGCCACGGTCTCGGACCTGTGCCGCCTCTACGCCGAATTGCTCGACCGGAGCGACGTCACACCCGACAGCAGCTTCGTCAGCCTCGGCGGCGACTCGCTGTCGTACGTCGAGGTGTCGGTGCGGCTCGAAGAGGCGATCGGCCGGCTGCCCACCGACTGGCACAGCCGCCCGATCCGCGACCTCGCCGAGCCGGCGGCGCCCATCGCCGGACGCCGTCGCATATTTCGGATGATGGAGACCGGCGTCGCGTTGCGGGCGATCGCGATCGTCCTGATCGTCGGCTCACACATCCAGCTCTTCCAGATCAAGGGCGGCGCGCACCTGCTGCTCACCGTTGTCGGGTACAACTTCGCGCGCTTCCACCTCACTTCCGCCGTACGGCGTGACCGGATCCGCTACTTGGCGCAGACGGTCGCCAGGATCGCCGTACCGAGCATGGCCTGGGTGGCGGTCGCGTTGTTCATCAGTACCGACTACCACTGGGAGAATCTCTTCCTCCTCAACAGCGTCGTCGTGCCGGACGACAACGGCCCGGGGATGTATCTCTGGTTCGTCGAGACCGTCGTCTACCTGCTGATCCTGGTCGCTGTCGCGTTGTGCGTGCCCGCGTTCGATCGGCTGGAGCGCCGGTTCTCCTTCGGCCTGCCAATCACCATCGCCACGATCGGTCTGGTGACCCGGTACGACCTGCTGGAGCTCGACGCGCGCAACGCCCTGCCGTCGATCGTGACCGTCTTCTGGCTCTTCGCCCTCGGCTGGGCCGCTGCGAAGGGCCCGGCCGTTTGGCAACGAGTGCTGGTGACCATCGCCGCCGCGATCACCGTGCCCGGGTTCTTCCCCGGCGAGCTCATGCGCGAGTCGATCATCGTGGTCGGATTCGCCTTGCTGGTCTGGGTTCCGCGTCTCCCGAGCCTCGGGCCGCTGACCCGTGTCGCCGGTGTGCTCGCGTCCAGCTCGCTCTACATCTACGTCACCCACTGGCAGATCTACCCGCACATCGCTCAGTACAGCGACGTACTCGCCCTCTTCGGCGCCTTAGCCTTCGGCATCGCCTACGCCGCCCTCACCACCAAAGTCCTGCGCCTACTGTCCTCCACTGGCCGTTCGGTCAAGACGTGGAGACTAGGTCTGAACTGGACGCTCCCGGCATCGATCCGCGCGCGGTCAGAGGCCTAA
- a CDS encoding dihydrofolate reductase family protein, translated as MKLTITTNVSVDGVMQGLGGPNEDRRGGFERGGWALPLFEGEAETYLGDVYQRADAFLFGRRTYEIFAGSWGVMEDPSSSPIGAALNTRPKYVASTTLTNPQWANTTVLSDTAIRELKAKPGGELQVHGSGELVRWLLDNQLADELILLTYPVIVGQGTRLFPATGPDAALDLVEARATPEGITIHVYRPNGRPQYAPATAD; from the coding sequence ATGAAACTGACAATCACCACAAACGTCTCCGTCGACGGCGTGATGCAGGGACTCGGCGGCCCAAACGAGGATCGCAGGGGCGGATTCGAGCGCGGCGGATGGGCCTTACCCCTGTTCGAGGGCGAGGCCGAGACCTACCTCGGCGACGTCTACCAACGCGCCGACGCCTTCCTGTTCGGCCGACGAACCTACGAGATCTTCGCCGGCTCCTGGGGCGTGATGGAGGACCCGAGCAGCAGCCCCATCGGAGCGGCGCTGAACACCCGGCCCAAGTACGTCGCATCGACCACGCTCACCAACCCGCAATGGGCGAATACAACCGTCCTTTCCGACACCGCCATCCGCGAGCTGAAAGCCAAGCCAGGTGGCGAGCTGCAGGTGCACGGCAGCGGCGAGCTCGTCCGCTGGCTGCTGGACAACCAGCTTGCCGACGAGCTCATCCTGCTCACCTATCCCGTGATCGTCGGCCAAGGCACGCGGCTGTTCCCCGCCACCGGCCCAGACGCAGCTCTCGACCTGGTCGAGGCTCGAGCCACCCCGGAGGGCATAACGATCCACGTCTACCGGCCCAACGGCCGCCCGCAATACGCACCGGCCACGGCCGACTGA
- a CDS encoding adenylate/guanylate cyclase domain-containing protein, translating to MMAEQNPARVLQRRPFGSWLLGPADQSPTTLRVRAQILLTFFLIGANLTGAAVAFTLAVFVLPGPSSDRRLTHALIAAGYAAVALVIGTAWATKRCLRATRWVQEGRPASRRDQVATLRLPLQVTMIVAFFWLLASVFFTVVDLVIDPDSMLRSFVTTLDGGIVTCAATYLLVEFSLRPIMARALLDSAPPKRLLAAGLKARTIFFWAAGSAVPVAGLMLAAIVSLIEKDVSATRLAVIMLALGGVVLIFGFVLTVLSAKSVVVPVRSVRNALTVMGGGDLNVRIPVFDGTELGSLQAGFNQMAAGLRERERIRDLFGRYVGPEVVRDALTRDQLNGVGSLSGEERFVAVLFVDLVGSTGLAATRPPAEVVTLLNRFFAIVVDEVDRHGGLVNKFAGDAVLAVFGAPTELPDAAGNSLAAARSLAGRLAEELPEATAGIGVTAGVVVAGTVGDERRHEYTVIGDPVNEAARLTELAKSVPGRLIAAMSAVTEASPTEAAHWHPHGQTTLRGRPTPTPLAVPHPSPAASGHGQM from the coding sequence ATGATGGCGGAGCAGAATCCGGCCCGCGTTCTGCAGCGGCGACCCTTCGGATCGTGGCTGCTTGGACCTGCCGATCAGAGCCCGACGACGTTGCGTGTCCGGGCTCAGATCCTGCTCACCTTCTTCCTGATCGGTGCGAATCTCACCGGCGCGGCCGTCGCCTTCACCCTGGCCGTCTTCGTCCTGCCCGGGCCTTCGTCAGATCGGCGGCTGACACACGCTCTCATCGCCGCGGGCTACGCCGCGGTCGCCCTTGTCATCGGCACCGCCTGGGCCACCAAGCGGTGCTTACGCGCGACCCGTTGGGTGCAGGAAGGCCGGCCCGCCAGCCGGCGGGATCAGGTCGCGACGTTGCGGCTGCCGCTTCAGGTCACGATGATCGTGGCGTTCTTCTGGCTGCTGGCGAGTGTCTTCTTCACTGTGGTGGACCTGGTGATCGATCCGGACAGCATGCTGCGGTCGTTCGTCACCACGCTCGATGGTGGGATCGTGACGTGCGCCGCGACGTACCTGCTGGTCGAGTTCTCGCTGCGGCCGATCATGGCCCGGGCGCTGCTCGACTCCGCGCCCCCGAAGCGCCTGCTCGCCGCCGGGTTGAAGGCGCGCACGATCTTCTTCTGGGCGGCGGGTTCAGCCGTACCGGTGGCCGGTTTGATGCTGGCAGCAATCGTTTCGCTGATCGAGAAGGACGTATCGGCGACTCGGCTGGCGGTGATCATGCTGGCGCTTGGTGGGGTCGTGCTGATCTTCGGCTTCGTGCTGACTGTGCTGTCGGCGAAGTCGGTCGTGGTCCCGGTCCGCTCCGTGCGTAACGCTCTCACGGTGATGGGAGGCGGCGATTTGAACGTTCGCATCCCGGTGTTCGACGGCACCGAACTCGGCTCGCTTCAGGCCGGGTTCAACCAGATGGCCGCCGGGCTGCGCGAACGCGAGCGCATTCGCGATCTCTTCGGCCGGTACGTCGGGCCGGAGGTGGTCCGCGACGCATTGACGCGAGACCAGCTCAACGGCGTCGGCAGTCTCAGTGGTGAGGAACGCTTCGTGGCCGTGCTCTTCGTCGACCTGGTCGGGTCCACCGGTTTGGCCGCGACGCGTCCACCGGCCGAAGTGGTGACGTTGCTGAACCGGTTCTTCGCGATCGTGGTGGACGAGGTCGACCGGCATGGCGGGCTTGTGAACAAGTTCGCGGGTGATGCCGTACTGGCCGTTTTCGGCGCGCCCACCGAACTACCCGATGCCGCAGGCAACAGTCTGGCCGCCGCGCGGTCATTGGCGGGCCGTTTGGCCGAGGAGTTGCCCGAGGCAACGGCCGGCATCGGCGTCACCGCGGGCGTGGTGGTCGCCGGTACGGTCGGAGACGAACGCCGCCACGAGTACACCGTCATCGGCGACCCGGTCAACGAAGCTGCCCGCCTCACCGAACTCGCCAAGTCCGTACCCGGCCGCCTGATCGCCGCCATGTCCGCCGTGACCGAGGCCAGCCCCACCGAGGCCGCCCACTGGCACCCTCACGGCCAAACCACCCTCCGCGGCCGCCCCACTCCGACCCCGCTGGCCGTCCCCCACCCTTCTCCTGCCGCGAGTGGTCACGGTCAGATGTGA
- a CDS encoding helix-turn-helix domain-containing protein: MLETVGVAAAEEEVYRALLAAPGSTGDELAGRLGRSPAEVALSVEELEALGLVSRNGDQLVPARPDVAIGVLIARQRAELDKVQAEAQTMLSEVRAHERYRPENLVEVIVGQEAIAARFAQLLEGTERELLVLDRPPYAARVDESDQAVRGLMREGVVVRGIYSPDSLDVPGGVDEAYSAADAGETSRVHPQVPMKLAVFDAKAALLPLSVDELVDSALVVHPCALLDALIEMFGLLWDQAVPIVQAPGTDQLDARMMTLLAAGFKDDAIARQLTLSSRTVGRRVAELMDLLGARTRFQAGVHAQRRHLLDS; the protein is encoded by the coding sequence ATGCTCGAGACGGTCGGGGTGGCGGCTGCCGAGGAAGAGGTCTACCGGGCGTTACTGGCGGCGCCGGGTAGTACTGGTGATGAGCTAGCCGGTCGGCTTGGACGATCGCCGGCCGAGGTCGCGTTGTCTGTGGAAGAGCTCGAGGCGCTCGGATTGGTCAGCCGCAACGGCGATCAGCTGGTGCCGGCCCGACCCGATGTCGCGATCGGCGTGTTGATCGCGCGGCAGCGGGCTGAGCTCGACAAGGTCCAGGCCGAGGCGCAGACGATGCTGTCGGAGGTCCGCGCGCATGAGCGGTACCGGCCGGAGAACCTGGTCGAGGTCATCGTCGGGCAAGAGGCGATCGCGGCCCGGTTCGCGCAACTGCTGGAAGGTACTGAGCGCGAGTTGCTCGTACTCGACCGGCCGCCGTACGCCGCGAGGGTCGACGAATCGGACCAGGCCGTTCGCGGTCTGATGCGCGAGGGCGTCGTCGTGCGCGGGATCTACTCGCCCGATTCGCTGGATGTGCCGGGCGGGGTCGACGAGGCGTACAGCGCGGCGGATGCCGGCGAGACGTCGCGCGTACATCCGCAGGTGCCGATGAAGCTGGCCGTCTTCGACGCGAAGGCCGCGCTGCTGCCGTTGTCGGTGGACGAGCTGGTCGACAGTGCGTTGGTGGTGCATCCGTGCGCGTTGCTCGACGCGCTGATCGAGATGTTCGGCCTGTTGTGGGACCAGGCGGTGCCGATCGTCCAGGCGCCGGGCACCGACCAGCTCGACGCGCGAATGATGACGCTGCTCGCGGCCGGGTTCAAGGATGACGCGATCGCACGGCAGTTGACGCTCAGCAGCCGTACGGTCGGACGCCGCGTTGCCGAACTGATGGACCTACTCGGTGCCCGCACCAGGTTCCAGGCCGGCGTCCACGCCCAACGCCGCCACCTTCTCGACAGCTAA
- a CDS encoding VOC family protein, which translates to MSEASGGEDWRGVGVGASAWFDAPSLTAGAALVGRIAELAGGTGLPDVDLRPSGVRVRIGASGAADLNDADLTDADLGEADVALARAISRAARELGLAADPSALQTVQLAIDAADTPSVMSFWRTTLAYEPVGDDALVDPLRRDPAFSFHPLDQPRPLRNRIHVDVSRAPNAVDAVKATVGQEAYGAYQLTLADAEGNEVDLVPGGELSKETADWRTMFGAMTFYPTAPPSQASELATTVAGLADDAGLPMLVDLRPDGVTIDSGKDEWEDDEGAAESRFVDLASRIQTAAREMGLAADPTRLRFVQLGIDALDVPAVRAFWTTVLGYQHDRRPFLADIHDPRRLNPVIIFQQLDPADEERRRQRNRIRFDISVPYDQLEARINAALAAGGRIVTDETPGEQRDQHHELKRGRRCTLTDPEGNELDLVSSPASGHI; encoded by the coding sequence ATGAGCGAAGCGAGTGGCGGAGAGGACTGGCGGGGCGTTGGCGTTGGCGCAAGTGCTTGGTTCGACGCGCCGTCGCTGACCGCAGGTGCGGCGCTGGTCGGCCGCATCGCCGAATTGGCAGGCGGCACCGGCCTGCCTGACGTGGATCTGCGCCCCAGCGGGGTGCGCGTGCGGATCGGCGCGAGCGGCGCTGCGGATCTCAACGACGCTGATCTCACCGACGCGGATCTCGGCGAGGCGGACGTGGCGCTTGCGCGCGCGATCTCGCGGGCGGCTCGGGAACTCGGCTTGGCCGCCGATCCGTCGGCCCTGCAGACCGTACAGCTCGCGATCGATGCGGCTGACACGCCTTCGGTGATGTCGTTCTGGCGTACGACGCTTGCCTACGAGCCCGTCGGCGACGACGCCCTAGTGGATCCGCTGCGACGGGATCCAGCGTTCTCGTTCCACCCCCTGGATCAGCCACGCCCACTACGCAATCGGATCCACGTCGACGTCAGCCGGGCGCCCAACGCCGTGGATGCGGTCAAGGCCACCGTCGGTCAGGAGGCGTACGGCGCCTATCAGCTCACCCTCGCCGACGCCGAAGGAAACGAGGTCGACCTAGTCCCAGGCGGTGAACTCTCGAAGGAGACCGCCGACTGGCGGACGATGTTCGGCGCGATGACCTTCTACCCAACCGCACCCCCTTCGCAGGCAAGCGAGCTCGCGACGACCGTCGCAGGTCTGGCCGACGACGCGGGCTTGCCAATGCTGGTCGACCTACGGCCAGACGGCGTCACGATCGACAGCGGAAAGGACGAGTGGGAGGACGACGAGGGCGCGGCCGAGAGCCGATTCGTGGACCTGGCCAGTCGGATCCAAACCGCAGCGCGCGAGATGGGCCTCGCCGCGGACCCAACGCGCCTCCGCTTCGTACAACTCGGCATCGACGCTCTCGACGTTCCCGCGGTACGGGCCTTCTGGACGACCGTGCTCGGCTACCAGCACGACCGACGGCCTTTCCTGGCGGACATCCACGATCCGCGCCGACTCAACCCGGTCATCATCTTCCAGCAGTTGGACCCGGCGGACGAGGAACGGCGCCGGCAGCGCAACCGCATCCGCTTCGACATCTCCGTCCCGTACGACCAGCTCGAAGCCCGCATCAACGCGGCCCTCGCCGCCGGCGGCCGGATCGTCACCGACGAGACCCCGGGCGAGCAGCGAGATCAGCACCACGAGTTGAAACGCGGCCGCCGTTGCACGCTCACCGACCCGGAAGGCAACGAGCTGGACCTCGTCTCTTCTCCCGCGAGTGGTCACATCTGA
- a CDS encoding SDR family oxidoreductase translates to MTLRDDVSSGDQVESNGTALVTGGSRGIGAAAAIALAADGWNVGLSYRTQADQAAAVVAACERLGRKAVAIQADVVDPADIERLFDEVAAQLGPIGAVINNAGVISPAGRVAEYDVERLERVLRINVTGAFLVAGAAVRRMSTARGGTGGVIVNVSSRAAVLGSAGEYVDYAASKAAVDALTTGLANEVAEEGIRVVGVRPGLIETEIHEPGRLDRLGATPPLGRPGKPDEVAEAIAFLASARASYMTGTTLDVSGGR, encoded by the coding sequence ATGACTTTGCGCGATGACGTCTCGAGTGGGGATCAGGTCGAGAGCAACGGGACGGCGCTGGTGACGGGCGGCAGCCGGGGGATCGGCGCCGCCGCGGCGATCGCGCTCGCGGCCGACGGCTGGAACGTCGGTCTGAGCTATCGCACCCAAGCCGACCAGGCCGCCGCGGTCGTCGCCGCGTGCGAGCGACTCGGCCGCAAGGCTGTCGCGATCCAGGCCGATGTGGTGGATCCGGCCGACATCGAGCGACTCTTCGACGAAGTCGCCGCACAACTCGGCCCGATCGGCGCGGTGATCAACAATGCGGGTGTGATCTCGCCAGCGGGCCGTGTCGCCGAGTACGACGTCGAACGGCTCGAGCGCGTACTGCGAATCAACGTGACCGGCGCCTTCCTGGTTGCGGGAGCCGCCGTACGCCGGATGTCCACCGCCCGCGGCGGCACCGGCGGCGTCATCGTCAACGTGTCGTCCCGCGCGGCCGTCCTCGGATCTGCCGGGGAGTACGTCGACTACGCCGCCTCGAAGGCCGCGGTCGACGCCCTCACCACCGGCCTCGCGAACGAGGTCGCCGAAGAAGGCATCCGCGTCGTCGGCGTACGCCCAGGCCTGATCGAAACCGAGATCCACGAACCCGGCCGCCTCGACCGCCTAGGCGCCACCCCACCCCTCGGCCGCCCCGGCAAACCGGACGAAGTCGCCGAGGCGATCGCCTTCCTGGCCTCCGCCCGCGCCTCCTACATGACCGGCACCACCCTCGACGTCAGCGGCGGCCGCTAA
- a CDS encoding GNAT family N-acetyltransferase, protein MIESLGYRTDLMLLQLGGSEVSDRGDYLVVRTPGNPTFWWGNYLLFRTSFGPGDVAARVATFKAEFPDAGHVAMGVDTTEGLIGADGEVAAAGFEVETNTVMSATSVLPPARPNSDATIRQLVSDDDWDRHLALSLAVHRMDVAGYEEFAAARNATYRKLVEHGRGAWFGAFEGAELVSALGLVSDGGEVARFQHVQTHESARGRGLASTLVHHASEYGLTELGAKTLVMVADPEYLAIRIYRALGFSDNEKQLQLTLRPSGD, encoded by the coding sequence ATGATCGAGAGCTTGGGGTATCGGACGGATCTGATGCTGCTTCAGTTGGGCGGCAGCGAGGTCTCGGACCGTGGGGATTACCTGGTTGTCCGGACACCCGGCAACCCGACTTTCTGGTGGGGGAACTACCTGCTTTTCCGTACGTCGTTCGGCCCGGGCGATGTCGCGGCGCGGGTGGCGACGTTCAAGGCGGAGTTCCCCGATGCCGGGCACGTCGCGATGGGGGTCGATACGACGGAAGGCTTGATCGGGGCGGACGGGGAAGTCGCCGCGGCCGGGTTCGAGGTTGAGACGAATACGGTGATGTCGGCGACCTCGGTGCTACCGCCGGCCCGGCCGAACAGCGACGCGACCATCCGGCAGCTCGTCAGCGATGACGACTGGGACCGCCATCTCGCGTTATCCCTTGCGGTACACCGGATGGACGTCGCGGGCTACGAGGAATTCGCGGCCGCCCGCAACGCGACGTACCGCAAGCTGGTCGAGCACGGTCGCGGTGCATGGTTCGGCGCCTTCGAAGGGGCCGAGCTGGTCTCGGCCCTGGGGCTGGTGTCGGATGGCGGCGAGGTCGCGCGGTTCCAGCACGTGCAGACCCACGAGAGCGCGCGCGGTCGCGGTCTGGCGAGCACGCTGGTGCACCACGCCTCGGAGTACGGCCTGACCGAGCTCGGCGCGAAGACTCTCGTCATGGTGGCCGACCCGGAGTACCTGGCGATCCGCATCTACCGCGCCCTTGGCTTCTCCGACAACGAGAAGCAGCTCCAGCTCACCCTGCGGCCGTCTGGGGACTGA
- a CDS encoding YciI family protein, which yields MQYLVSVIDDKSNPGSTDRQPAISAFNERLIAEGYWVFAGGLADTDAATVVDNRGEQVVFSDGPFVESKEYLAGVWVWEAPDLEVALKLATEASKVCDRKIEVRPFQ from the coding sequence ATGCAGTACCTGGTTTCCGTGATCGATGACAAGAGCAATCCCGGCAGCACGGACCGGCAGCCTGCCATCAGCGCCTTCAACGAACGACTGATCGCCGAGGGCTACTGGGTTTTCGCGGGAGGACTCGCGGACACCGACGCGGCCACGGTCGTCGACAACCGGGGCGAGCAGGTGGTGTTCAGCGACGGGCCTTTCGTGGAGTCGAAGGAGTACCTCGCCGGCGTCTGGGTGTGGGAGGCCCCCGATCTGGAGGTGGCGCTCAAGCTCGCCACCGAGGCGTCGAAGGTCTGCGATCGGAAGATCGAGGTGCGGCCGTTCCAGTGA